A genomic segment from Polyangium mundeleinium encodes:
- the lnt gene encoding apolipoprotein N-acyltransferase has product MQRLRRHKALLLAIAGGILFALTSPPTDLYPAVFLGLALLAWSLEDAPTTWRAFGRGAAWATAAGIVGLRFVPSVVQRFTPLGSAAAYLALVLLAAGQSLIWAIGAAATHLVHRRARAPFVLAFAIGVFVAVSLPSVFAWTPAGLVSPWPALVQLADLVGERGVSVIFAVSAAFLARALQAMFAKDATSTKARFGAKTTIPLVIAAAIPALLVIHGALRIRFLATQPSVVRTIRVALLNQAVGPTERWDAKNHAGILRDLRRLTKDAEAGGVDLTVWPEAAYPYPLMHGTTQAPRGPRAVHGDGARGPILFGLIMLEKPTATSPGVVETNSRNSATLVLPDGSLQPSYDKLELLWFGETVPLGGYIPWLRRIFQASGGLVPGTEPTALVLPHADGPVRMGVLNCYEDTLAGVGLRITRALQPNLLVNVTNDAWFVGTAEPELHARLAAMRAIEHRLDLVRAVNLGVLSWIDARGVVVARDASTSPSTLVATPTLRDGSLTVYGRFGDKPLRFIFVAAIAAFAWRSRREARSKNETGTSDEARAGSGETET; this is encoded by the coding sequence ATGCAACGACTGCGGCGCCACAAGGCCCTCCTCCTGGCCATCGCCGGGGGGATCCTCTTCGCCCTCACCTCGCCCCCGACCGACCTCTATCCCGCGGTGTTCCTCGGCCTCGCGCTGCTCGCGTGGTCCCTCGAGGACGCGCCGACGACGTGGCGCGCATTCGGGCGCGGCGCGGCGTGGGCGACGGCCGCGGGCATCGTGGGCCTCCGCTTCGTGCCGAGCGTGGTCCAGCGCTTCACGCCGCTCGGCTCGGCGGCTGCGTACCTCGCGCTCGTCCTCCTCGCCGCCGGGCAATCGCTCATCTGGGCGATCGGCGCGGCCGCGACGCACCTCGTCCATCGCCGCGCGCGCGCGCCGTTCGTCCTCGCGTTTGCCATCGGCGTGTTCGTCGCGGTCTCGCTCCCCTCGGTCTTCGCGTGGACGCCGGCCGGCCTCGTGAGCCCATGGCCGGCGCTCGTGCAGCTCGCGGATCTCGTCGGTGAGCGGGGCGTGTCCGTGATCTTCGCCGTCTCCGCCGCGTTCCTCGCGCGCGCGCTCCAGGCGATGTTCGCAAAGGATGCGACCTCCACGAAGGCGCGCTTCGGCGCGAAGACCACGATCCCGCTCGTGATCGCCGCGGCCATCCCCGCGCTGCTCGTGATCCACGGCGCGCTCCGCATTCGCTTTCTCGCCACGCAGCCCTCGGTGGTGCGCACGATCCGCGTCGCGCTCCTCAACCAGGCCGTTGGTCCGACGGAGCGCTGGGACGCGAAAAACCACGCGGGGATCCTGCGCGATCTGCGGCGGCTCACGAAGGACGCCGAGGCGGGTGGCGTGGACCTGACGGTCTGGCCCGAGGCAGCCTACCCCTACCCGCTCATGCACGGCACGACGCAAGCGCCGCGTGGGCCACGCGCCGTGCACGGGGACGGCGCGCGCGGGCCGATCCTGTTCGGGCTCATCATGCTGGAGAAGCCGACCGCCACGAGCCCCGGCGTCGTGGAGACGAACAGCCGCAACTCCGCGACCCTCGTCCTGCCCGATGGCTCGCTCCAGCCCTCGTACGACAAGCTCGAGTTGCTCTGGTTCGGCGAGACCGTCCCGCTCGGCGGCTACATCCCTTGGCTACGTCGCATCTTCCAGGCGAGCGGCGGCCTCGTGCCGGGCACCGAGCCGACGGCGCTCGTGCTTCCCCACGCGGACGGCCCCGTGCGCATGGGTGTGCTCAATTGCTACGAGGACACGCTCGCCGGTGTCGGCCTGCGGATCACGCGCGCGCTCCAGCCGAACTTGCTCGTCAACGTCACGAACGACGCGTGGTTCGTGGGGACCGCGGAGCCCGAACTCCACGCGCGGCTCGCGGCGATGCGCGCGATCGAGCATCGCCTGGATCTCGTGCGCGCCGTGAACCTCGGCGTGCTCTCGTGGATCGACGCGCGTGGCGTCGTCGTCGCGCGGGATGCCTCCACGTCACCCTCCACGCTCGTCGCGACGCCCACGCTGCGCGACGGCTCGCTCACGGTCTACGGCCGTTTCGGGGACAAGCCGCTCCGCTTCATCTTCGTGGCCGCGATCGCCGCGTTCGCCTGGCGATCCCGTCGTGAGGCGCGTTCGAAAAACGAAACCGGCACGAGCGATGAGGCCCGCGCCGGTTCCGGCGAAACGGAAACGTAA
- the ybeY gene encoding rRNA maturation RNase YbeY encodes MATTKKGKPAPPAPAPNVVEVATRGGPFEGASPVVIRRRAGKMLEHLGLAAVELSIALVDDTTIHELNRSYRHKDKPTDVLSFPLHERPPGWKPKGAKGAEIGAGWPHAGPLGDVILSIDTARRQAAEQGRPLLAELTMLLAHGLLHLVGYDHRTAAEDREMTARTRELEAAASARTAGAPR; translated from the coding sequence GTGGCGACGACGAAGAAGGGCAAACCCGCCCCGCCCGCGCCTGCGCCGAACGTGGTGGAGGTCGCGACGCGGGGCGGGCCGTTCGAAGGCGCCTCGCCCGTGGTGATCCGTCGTCGCGCCGGCAAGATGCTCGAACACCTCGGCCTCGCGGCGGTCGAGCTCAGCATCGCGCTCGTCGACGACACGACGATCCACGAGCTGAACCGTTCGTACCGGCACAAGGACAAACCCACGGACGTCCTTTCTTTTCCGCTGCACGAGCGCCCGCCCGGGTGGAAGCCGAAGGGGGCGAAGGGCGCGGAGATCGGTGCGGGATGGCCGCATGCAGGGCCACTCGGGGATGTGATCCTCTCGATCGACACGGCGCGGCGACAGGCCGCGGAGCAAGGCCGTCCGCTGCTCGCGGAGCTCACGATGCTCCTCGCGCACGGCCTCTTGCACCTCGTCGGGTACGATCACCGGACGGCGGCGGAGGATCGCGAGATGACGGCGCGGACACGGGAGCTCGAGGCAGCGGCGAGCGCGCGGACGGCAGGCGCCCCCCGGTGA
- the fsa gene encoding fructose-6-phosphate aldolase: MKIFIDSGDIAEIKEAQAMGVIDGVTTNPSLLAKGGKPTKVAIAEICEVVDGPISAEVVGVEAQEILREGRELARIHKNVVVKVPLIDEGLKAVRVFAAEGIKTNVTLCFSASQALLAAKAGATYISPFVGRVDDISGDGMDLIQQIVQIYRNYEFKTEVLTASVRHPVHFVQAAMIGAHVATLPLKVIKQLLKHPLTDLGLAQFLADAKKIPQS, from the coding sequence ATGAAGATCTTCATCGACTCGGGTGACATCGCGGAGATCAAAGAGGCGCAGGCGATGGGCGTCATCGACGGGGTGACGACCAACCCCTCGCTCCTCGCGAAGGGGGGCAAGCCCACGAAGGTGGCCATCGCGGAGATCTGCGAGGTGGTCGACGGCCCCATTTCGGCTGAGGTTGTCGGCGTCGAGGCCCAGGAGATCCTGCGCGAAGGCCGGGAGCTCGCGCGGATTCACAAGAACGTCGTCGTCAAGGTTCCGCTCATCGACGAGGGCCTGAAGGCGGTCCGCGTCTTCGCGGCCGAGGGGATCAAGACGAACGTGACGCTCTGCTTCTCCGCCTCGCAGGCGCTGCTCGCGGCGAAGGCGGGCGCGACGTACATCTCGCCGTTCGTCGGTCGCGTCGACGACATCTCGGGCGATGGCATGGACCTCATCCAGCAGATCGTGCAGATCTACCGGAACTACGAGTTCAAGACCGAGGTCCTCACCGCGAGCGTGCGCCACCCCGTGCATTTCGTGCAGGCGGCGATGATCGGCGCGCACGTGGCGACGCTGCCGCTCAAGGTGATCAAGCAGCTCCTCAAGCACCCGCTCACCGACCTCGGGCTCGCGCAGTTCCTCGCGGACGCGAAGAAGATCCCGCAGTCGTAG
- a CDS encoding HU family DNA-binding protein, with the protein MPLSKLTKAQITTALAESTGLDKKAVGGVLDALSALVAKQLGSDGPGEITIPGLVKLKAKATPATADRQGVNPFTKEPMTIKGKPASRKVRATPVKGLKDQVGA; encoded by the coding sequence ATGCCTCTTAGCAAGCTGACGAAAGCCCAGATCACGACCGCTCTCGCCGAGAGCACCGGCCTCGACAAGAAGGCCGTGGGTGGCGTCCTCGACGCGCTCTCGGCGCTCGTGGCCAAGCAACTCGGATCGGATGGTCCGGGCGAAATCACGATCCCGGGGCTCGTCAAGCTCAAGGCGAAGGCGACGCCTGCCACGGCCGATCGGCAGGGTGTCAATCCGTTCACGAAGGAGCCCATGACCATCAAGGGCAAGCCCGCGAGCCGCAAGGTCCGCGCGACGCCGGTCAAGGGCCTCAAGGATCAGGTGGGCGCGTAA